CCTCCGGTAAGGATATTGTACTGGATGCCGGAATCGTCGAGGTAGGCGGCCACCAGGTTTAGGTGCTGCACGAACGACGAGAAGACGAGCACCTTGTGCCCCTCGTTGATCACGCTCTCGATGTTGCGGGTGATCTCCTCGAACTTGCCCGACTCGTTGTACCCCTCAAATCCGGCTAGCGAAGGATGGTTGGCCAGCTGGCGCAGCTTGGTGAGCAGCTGCAGGAAAACGAAGCGCGAGCGCTTGTTGTTGCCTTCCTTTAGCTCGGCGAGCATCCTTTCGCGGGCAAGGCGCTTTTCTTCCTCGTAGAGGTCGCGCTGCTTGTCGGTCATCTCGCAGAAAATCTCTAGTTCGGTTACTTCGGGAAGCTCCGAGGCCACCTTCTCCTTCGTTCGGCGAAGGATGAAGGGCTCAATTAGGTTTTTCAGCTTCTCCTGGCGTCCCTGATGGTTGTACTTCTCGATGGGGATAACGTACTGCTCCTTGAAGAGCGATAGGTTGCCCAGCAGCCCCTTGTTCAGGAAGTTCATCTGCGCCCAGAGGTCGGTTAGACCGTTTTCAATCGGCGTGCCCGATAGCGAGAGCCTGTACATGGTTTTTACCTGCATGCAGGCCTTGTAGGTGGCCGAGTCGGGGTTTTTTATAGTTTGGCTTTCGTCGAGGATCAGGTAGAAGAACTTAAACTTGCTCATCATATCTATGTCGTTACGCACCGTTCCGTAGGTGGTGATAATGACATCGTATGGCGCAAAGGTCGATGGGCTTTTAGCCCTCGATGCCCCCGTATGCTCGTGTATTTTGATGGATGGGGCAAACTTTCGTAGCTCGTTTCGCCAGTTGTGCACCAGCGAGGTGGGCAGCACAATAAGGCTTACCGGATGGCTGGTGGTGGTAGGTTCTGTATTGTTCGCCTCGGCAGCGCTAAACAGGTCGAGCGGCACTGTAGGCTTTACCGATGCCTCGCGCTCGTAGGTGAAGCTATCCTTGCAGTACTGGAGCAGCGATATGGTTTGAAGCGTCTTACCCAAACCCATGTCGTCGGCAAGGCAGCCGCCAAAGCTGTTCATGTGAAGGTACTTTAGCCACGCAACCCCCAGCTTCTGGTAGTCGCGTAGGGTAGCGTTTACCCCCTTAACAGTATTGGCCGATTGCACTAGGTTCGACTCGGAGTACTGCTTTAGCGATTCGATCTCCGATGGATCGATACCCTCAAGCCCTTCAACCAACGAGAAGTGCTGCTTTTGAAGATGCAGCGTACCATCGGTTTCTCTACCGAAGACCAGCAGCTGGCGGTGCTCCTTAAACCAGTGCTGGGGGATGATGGCCTGTCGGCCGCTATCGAGATCGACCAGCTTTTGTCCCTTGATAACGCACTTCCTAATCTGGTGAAGCGACACAAAATCGTTCCCAAAACGAATACCGCCCTTTACGATGAATCCCGAAGGATCGCTCTGCGCCATAAGCATCGACTGGCAGCTGCCGATATGCAGCTGTGGCCCATCTATCTTTTGTCCAACTTGTATTCCTAGGTTGGATAGCACCTGTGCGTTTTCGTTGAGCCACTCAACCGTTCTGTACATCGAGTGCTCGGGCTCGAACTCCTCATTTTTAGGAATGATGTAGGTTGCACCGGTATGGTGTATCAATCCTATGGAGCAAAGCTTCTTTTCGATGCGCTCCTCAGTCTTAGTATCCCTCTCGTACTTGGTAAAAACAAATCGCTTTTGGTCGGCACGGAAGGTTACCAGCGGCTCGGTTTTCGATCCCGAGTAGAAGTCGCGGTTCTCGTAGCTGAACTTGAGCGAAAGGGTTGCCCGTCCGTCCAATCCCTTCTCGAACGTAAGTACCGGTTTGGCAGTAACCTTTGGTTCTACGATATCGAACCCGCTGGCCTTTACCACTTGACTCTTGATGGTGTTAAGCACGAACGACTCCATGTACTTGCGTACGGTGGCCGTACCGATGGTGATAAACGGCTTGGTGAAAAACGGCGTTAGCTTCTTGCTGTCTATGCCCTCGAAGCGGTAAAGGGTGCTATTTACCATGATTAGCGCGGGTATGTTGGCAATTGCCTCCACGTGCTGGCTGGTTAGCGATATGCTCTTCTGGCCAACTTCCGCATCGATGTGGTACTTGAGCCCATCTACCGAAAGCGCAAAGTTGAAGATAGGGGTTGCCACGTGTGGCTCTACCGCTATCCTGTTATCCTCGTAAACGTTGTTGTACTTCTTATCCTTAAAGTACAACTTAATATCCTGGTTGGCGGCCAAAAGGTTGGCCACCTTCGCCATTCGTAGCTCTATGTAGGGGCGAATATGCTCTTCGAACTTTACAACCTCCATCTTTTCAATAAACTCCTTGGTATTTTGCGTCTTGGCAAACTTGCTGGCCAAAACCTTTTCGGAGTACTCGTTGCAAAGCTTAAGGATTTCCTGCTCTGTGCTGGTTAGATCGAAGCTCTCAGGCTTCTTCCCATGGAGGTTCTCGGCAATGGTGTATATCTTTTCGGCAATGGTGTTGATGAAAATTGGTATAAAGATGTTTCCCAAAACCCTATGCTGGGTAAGGGCTACAACGAAGCTAGTTTTTGAATTGCTATTTAGCGGCGACATTTACTGATACTCCTTTAAGCAGGCAAACATACGGAAAAAACCAAATGCGAGTGCTTACCTTTTAGCCCCGAAATTGTTTTTAGCATTTATTTAAGGTAACCTGCTGTAATGCTTCGATTATCGGTTTTACTTTTATAATTTTGTTGCTATCTAATATTTGCGTGTAATATGAGATACTTGTTTACATTTCTATTGGTTAATGCTTTATTTATCAACACCCCTGTTGTTGGGCAAAGCGACTCTGTGCAGGTAAAGGTGTCGAAGGATAAGGTTAAGATATCGGGCAAACTCTACTATATTCATACCGTTAGATCGGGTGAAACGCTCTACAATATTGCTAGAGCCTATCAAGTTGCACAAGCCGCTATCATCGAAAACAACCCAGAGCTATATCAGGGCGTAAAAGCTGGTAATACAATAAAGATCCCGGTTGTACAGGAGCTTAAAAATTCGAATAAGAACAAAGGGGTTTTCCATATCGTAAAGAAGGGCGAAACGCTGTACGGTATTTCAAAGCAGTACAACATTCCTACCGAAACTTTGGCAAAGATCAACCTTCTTACCGATTACAACGTTAAAGAGAATCAAAGCTTGTTCATCTCCAACGATGAAACTATTCGGAAGAACCATAAGGCCGCCGATGCACTTGCGGCTAGTAACGAAACCCGACTAACGTCATCTGACGCTGGCCATGAGGTTTTGCCAAAGGAAACGCTAACGTCTATCTCGAAAAAATATGCAATTACCATAGATGAGCTGGTTGATGCCAACCCATTCTTAAAGGATGAAGGATTAAAGATTGGGCAAAAGCTTACGATTCCTGCACCTTCAGCACAAAACCGGGGGGGCGAGGCTGCTCAAATAGGCGAAAAGCATAGTAAGGATTGTCCATCGTATACCTACAAGGCATCTACCGCTTTCAATGTGGTGATGATGCTCCCTTTTGGAGGCGAGGCTAGCGTGGATACCTCTGCTAAAAGCGCTGCATCAGGTCGCTTTGAGGATATCCTTCAGTACTACGAGGGAGCTCTAATTGCCATAGACTCGCTCAAGAACAAAGGGGTTTCGGTGAATCTAACGGTGATTGACACTAAATCGGACAAGGAGCCAAATGCTATTGCTCAGGCTCTAAAGAATCCAGCGCTAAAAGAGGCTAACCTTATTATTGGTCCGGTTTACCCTGAGGCCATTCCGATGGTGGCCAAGTATGCCGATAGCCATAAAATTCCGATGGTATCACCGCTCGCTACAACCGAATCGTTGGTTAGAAACAACGATTACCTGATACAGATTGCAACCGAAGCCGATGTGCTTACAAAGCTATCGGTAGAGTATGCAAAAAAGGACGAGGGTAAAACGATCCTAGTCGTTCCTTCGGATGGCTCGGATGCCAAACTGGTAAAGGAGTTTAAGGCTATGTTTAAGGAGAAGCTTCCAGAGCTAAGCTACCGTCAGGGGAATAACGCAGCTTCGCAGCGTGAGGCGTTGAGGGGGAAACTGGCCGAGGGCAAGAAGAATCGCTTTGTGGTGCTTTCGAACAACGAGGTGTTCGTGCTCGATTTTCTGCAAAACCTAACGACCGCTTCCAAAGGGTACGATGTAGAGGTGCTCGGAACGCAAAGATGGCTAAAGTTTAACAGCATAGATATGGCGTACCTTCATGGATCGAATGTGCAGATGTACGTTCATAACTACGTTGACTACAACGTAGAAAGTACCAAGTCTTTTGTTCGTAGCTTTAGGCGCTACTACAAGGCGGACCCGAACAACTATGCTTTTCGTGGTTTCGACGTGGCCTACTTCTTTATAGAGGCGTTACGTAAGCACGGTCCCGATTTCATTGGCTGTTTGCCTAAGCTTAGCGGTAAGAACATTCACACTCCGTTCCGATTCGCTAAGGAAGGCGATGGCGGGTATCTGAATACCGATGCGGCTCTAATAAAGCATATCGAAGGGTACAAGGTGGTAAGGTTGAAGTAGCAAAATAGTAACTCTAGAATAGAAGCCCGAGCCAACAAATCGCTGCTCGGGCTTTTTGTCTTATAGCGTTTGCTGTTAGGATAGTTTTTCCCCGTCGATGGTGCAAGTTTACTGCAACGATGATGTCTAACGCTAACCCTATACCTAGGAGCGCAGCTGCAGAGGCATAGGCGTCAAGCTAAGGCTTCAACCGACAGATGGGAGTGGATTAAAGCGCTACAAAGTAGCGCCACTTGAGTAACCGTGGGTGTAAGCCCACGGTCATTTGACAGAAAACAATCAGCCCCGAAGGGGTTGCCCTCAATGCTGCTCGTTCGTCAAAAGGGCCAGCCCCATTCGGGGCTGATAAAAAGGGAAGGGCTTGCATCCACGGATTTCATCCGCGGTTATTAAGGGGTCGCTACTTTGTAGCATGCCCCCGTTTAGCTTGACGGATATGGCTGCCGAGGCTAGGGAAGCTATGGATGAGAATTTTTAATGTTAATACTAAATAGAACGTATCGTTTTGAATCGAATTAAAGATTTTACGAAAGGTCCGATTATGTCTCCATTGGTAAAGCTGGCGCTCCCTATTATGGGAACCTCCTTTATCCAGATGACATATACCATGGTGGATATTGCCTGGCTAGGGCGCTTAGGTAGCGCTGCTGTGGCAGCAGCTGGTGCAGCCAGCTTTTTTGTGTGGCTTGGGAATGCCCTTGCACTAAACACTAAGATTGGTGCAGAGGTAGGGGTGTCGCAGTCAATTGGTGCGGGGTTAATCGATAAGGCACGCACGTTTGCATCTACAAGCCTTACGGTTGCGCTTGCGCTTGCGCTGGTTTACGGGGTGTTCCTTTTTGCCGCTGCTCCTTTGCTTATAGGCTTCTTTGGGCTAAACGCAGCCATTACGCACGAGGGGGTTACCTTCCTTCGCATCATCGCCTTTAGCGCGCCGTTTATTCTGCTCAACGCAACCTTTACGAGCATCTACAACGCTACGGGGCAGAGCAAGATTCCGTTTTTCATAAACCTTACCGGGCTAGCGGTTAACATGGTGCTCGATCCCTTTCTGATTTTCGGAATTGGTTTTCCCAAGATGGGGGTTGCCGGGGCTGCACTGGCAACAACGCTTTCGCAGGGGGTGGTAACCTCGCTGTTTATCTACGAAATTACGGGGCCTAGAAAGCTTTTTAAGCACTTTCAGCTATTCGTAAAACCCCAGTGGTACTACGTAAAGATGATTCTGAAGAGGGGCTTCCCGGCCAGCTTGCAGAACTCCCTTTTTGCCTTCTTCTCGATGAACTTGGCCCGAATTGCCGCCGAGTGGGGCTATCTTGGGGTTACGGCCCAAAGCGTGGGCGCGCAGATTGAGGCTATCTCGTGGAATACCGCACAGGGATTTTCGACGGCGCTGAGCGCCTTTGTTGGCCAGAACTACGGGGCTAGGATGTATGGGCGTATACGGAATGCCTACTTCAACACCATGGGGGTAATGGCTATCTGGGGAACGCTGATTGGGGGGCTCTTCATCGTTTTTGGTGGCGAGATCTTTGGGCTGTTTGTTCCAGAGCCGGAGGCCATCAAGGAGGGTGCCATTTACCTACGAATCTTGGGCTTTTCGCAGCTGTTTATGGTATTCGAGATAACCTCTACGGGTGCTTTTACCGGCATCGGGCGGACGCTACCTCCTTCTATCCTGGGTATAACGCTGACGGGATCGCGTATCCCGCTGGCAATAGCGCTTACGGCAACCTCGCTGCAGCTGTCGGGGGTGTGGTGGTCCATCACCATTTCGAGCATTCTTAAGGGAATAATTCTTCCGCTGATGTTTATCTACGTGCTGCATCGAATAGTACAGCTGCACCGTAAATGCGAGTAGCGGACTTGGTGATGCGCGATCTTCAATCGTAAATTGTGCCTTAAATTCGGATGAACCATTTAAACCCTTACAAGATGAACTTTTTGGAATTGGTTAAGCACCGAGCTTCGGTGCGCTCCTTCTCGGAGAGGGCGGTGGAGGCCAAAACGCTGGAGTATATCTTAGAGTGCGCCCGCCTGGCGCCATCGGCGGTAAACTACCAGCCTTGGCGATTCTTTGTTGTCAGCAGCGCCGAGGCAAAGAAGGCGCTGCAGCGGTGCTACAACCGCGAGTGGTTTACCTCGGCGCCGCTCTACATCCTGGCCTGTGGCGATAGCGGTAAGTCGTGGAAGCGGGGCAGCGACGGTAAGGATCACCTCGATATCGATGTGGCCATTGCCGTGGAGCACATCTGCCTTGCCGCTGCCGAGCAGGGGTTGGGCACCTGCTGGGTGTGCAACTTCGATGCTGCGCTATGCAGCCAAGAGCTACGCCTGCCCGAGAACCTTATCCCGGTTGCCATAATTCCGCTGGGGTATCCCGCAGGTGAGGTTGAGAGAAGGGGAAGCCGAAAAGACATCGAAGAAATTGTTGCGGAGCTGTAGGCTTTTGCGAAAAGCATGTCCACATAAGCTATTTGAAGGCGTTATTTTACTGAAAACATACTCTCGCAAATTACGAGTGGCAATTTTTTTCCAAAAACATGCTCCCGTAAATTACGGGAGGCAATTTTCCCCGATAAACATGTTCTCGCAAATTACGAGTGGCGATTTTTTTCCAAAAACGTGCTCCCGTAAATTGCAGGAGGTGATTTCTCCCGAAAAATGTGCTCTCGTAAATTACGGGAGGCGATTCTTCTCGAAAAACGTGCTCTCGTAAATTACGAGCGGCGATTTCTCCCCAAAAATAAGCTCCAGCAAATTGCGCGAGGCGATTTTGGGTGCAAGAGCTCGTTTGCGCTTTACCTTTCCTCTAAAGTCTTAATAAGATGTAGCATGCGCTCGTAGTGCGATCCCTCCCAGTAGATGTTGCCACAGCCTTGGCACCGGTAAAATTTGTTGAAGCACTTTATGGTTAGCGGTTCGAGCCGATCGAGGATGCTCGCTTTGGGAACCTCCATCAGCATGCCGTTGCAGCGGATGCATCGGTTAAAGGGGTCGATCTGGCGGTAGAGCTCGAAGCGGGCCATAACCTCCCTAACCTGCTCGCGCGGCTTTTGGCTGCGCACCCAGTAGCCGTGCGTTACCGTCTTTACCATTAGCAGCCCCACGTCGTGGGTTAGGATGATGCGGTGCTGGGCGAGCGCGATGCGGATAATCTCCTCATCGCCGTAGTCGTTGCGGTAAAGGGTATCGAAGCCGAGCATCCGCAGGTACTTGGCCAGCTTGCCTAGGTGTACATCTAGGATGAACCGGGTATGGCGCAGCGGCCTTTCGCGCAGGAGCGTTATGCCCGATATGTCCAGCGTTTCGAACGTTGGGTACACCGACACGTAGTCGCCGTGCTGAAGCCGGTAGGCAAAATCGACCGATTGCCCGTTTACCAGAATCAGATCCACCTCCACATGCGGCACGCCAAGGGCCTCTACGGCATCCTTTACCGAAGGGCTGCCGTTAAACGGGTAGGCAAAAGCCACCTTCACCTTTGCGTGCGGAAGGAAGTCGTTCAGCTCCTCGTAGAATCGGAATGTGGCCTGCTTGCGGTACATGGGTGATGATATTGAATCTTAAAGGTACGTCAGTTCTGGCTAAGCCTCAAATTTGGGAGAAGGTTCACACTTGTCGAAGGCTACTGCCTAATGTCGTCAGCTTAAGCAAATCGTGAATAGCGGTTGCTACTCTTAGCTAGTGCTTAGAACTGTTATAATCTAATTCTACCTCTTTACACCTCCACTACATCGGTGTAATTTGTACTGATTTACTAAAATGCCTAGGTATGAAAGCAGGAGCGTTGTTCATTTTGCTACTAGTAGGAATTACGGGCTCTTCGTGTGCTACAATGACGGTTGCTTCTCAGCCGCAACCCTACGAGAGCATCTCGCAAAGCCAGTTCTACGACGATTTAGCGCCCTACGGACGATGGGTTCAGCTAAACCACTATGGGCTGGTATGGCAGCCTTGGGATTTACCCTACGGTTGGCGCCCTTACTCCGATGGCTACTGGGTGTACACCGACTACGGATGGACCTTCGAGTCGGATGTTCCCTATGGCTGGGCGGTTTACCACTATGGTCGGTGGGCGTTCGATAGCCGCTTTGGATGGGTTTGGGTGCCCGGCTACGAGTGGGGCCCTGCCTGGGTTGCCTGGAGGTATGGCGATGGCTATGTTGGCTGGGCTCCGCTGGCGCCAGAGGTTGTATGGTCGGCACATGGCGGCTTCGGTAGGGGAGGTGTCGATATCGAAATTGGTATAGGAGGCTTTGCCTGGTGCTTTGTTAACGAGCTGCACTTCTGCAATAGGCACATTCGAGATTACCTCGAAGTGCCAGCCCGTAACGTTACCATCATCCGAAGATCCCGAAATGTTACCCATTACCATGTGGTTGATAACCGGATAATGAACAGCAGCATTTCGCGCGAGGATGCCGAACGGTTTACCCGTCAACGGGTGGAGCGGTACCGGGTTTCGGAGGCTCGCTCGCGTAGCGAGGCAGGCCTCTCGCCTAAGAATGATGAGCTGCGTATCTACCAGCCCCGAGTTCAGCCGCTACCTTCGAGGGGTGATGTTCGGAGGTCGATTCCTAACGGAAGGGTGGTAAACTCATCTCAGTCGCGCGTTGCTAGGGAAACTCCCGAACAAACGCAGCAGCGGCACAACGAGGAGGCAAAGCAGTTTAACTCTCAGGTGGAGAATCAGCGAAGGAGGCTCGACAATGTCCATCAGGAGCAGCTAAATCAGCCGAAGGCGAAGGAGGAACGGCAGCCCATTGTTCGCCAGCAACGAACCGAGGTGAAAACGTTTAACCAAAATCGTTCTAGGGAAACAAGGGTTCTAGACCAGCGGCAAAAGATGGAAAACCGCGAGGTTCGCCAGCAGCCACGCCAGGAGAAATCACAACCCGAAAGGAAGGGGAGGTAAACCTGCTGTTATGCCAAGGTCCAGCCCATAGCCGTCAAGCTAAGGATTTTGTTCAACGCTCAAATGCATAATCAAGGCAGTTTATCCTCCCGCCCAAGCGGGAGGCAGGGGTGGGTTAAGGACGCTAAATGAAGCGAAAATGTTGGTATAAACGAACCAACCCACCCCCCTCCCGCCTAAGCGGGAGGATAACGTGCGGCTATTGGGCGCTTATTCTTTAGATTTAGGCTTAGCTTGACGGCTGTGGGGCTAGCCTCATCCGAACGAGGATTCTTTAACTTCTTTGACTTCTCTATTCTTGCTGCTCCTAGAACTTCAGCGTCAGCTGTATGCCATCCTTGCCCTCCTCCTCGGCGTTGGAGATGGAGAGGCCCAGCAGGCGTACCTTGGTATCGTCGAGGTAGGTTTGCAGCAGCAGCTCCTTGGCGTACTTATGTATGGTGTCGAAGCTGGTAAACCACCCGTTGATGGTTTTGCTGCGGGTAATCTGCTCAAAGTTGTGGAACTTTACCTTTAGGGTGATGGTCTTCCCCTTAAAGTTGGCCTCCTTAACGCGCTCGAACACCTCCTGCTCAATCTTGTAGAGCTCGGCAATGCGCTCGAACTTGGTGGTGAGGTCCTTCTCGAAGGTGATTTCGGCGCCCACCGACTTGCGGATGTGCGAGCTCTTCACCTCGCGCTCGTCGATGGCACGGGCCATGCTGTAGAAGAAGAGCCCGCTCTTGCCGAATAGGCGGGTTAGCTCGTGCAGCTCGCGCAGCTTAAGGTCCTTGCCCGTATGGATGCCGTAGCGGTGCATCTTCTCGGCCGTTACCTTGCCGATACCGTAGAACTTCTCGATGGGCAGCTTCTCTACGAATGCCTCCGCCTCCTCGGGGCGCACCACGGTTATGCCGTTGGGCTTTTGCATGTCGGAGGCAATCTTTGCCAGAAACTTGTTGAACGACACCCCTGCCGAAGCCGTTAGTCCTGTCTCGTCTAAAATTCGCTTTTTGATGAGCTTGGCAATCTCGGTGGCCGATGTCTGCTGCACCAGATTTTCGGTAACATCCAAAAAGGCCTCATCTATGGATAGGGGCTCAATTTTATCGGTAAACTCGCGGAAGATACTCATGATTTGGTGCGAAACCGCCTCATAAACGTCGAAGTGGGGACGAACAAAGATGAGATCGGGGCAAAGGCGCTTGGCCACCACGCTGCTCATGGCTGAGTGAACACCAAACTTACGCGCCTCGTAGCTGCACGTGGCCACCACCCCGCGCTCCGACGAGCTGCCAACGGCAATAGCCTTGCCCTGCAGCTCGGGGTTGTCGCGCTGCTCGATGGAGGCAAAAAAGGCATCCATATCGATGTGGATTATCTTACGCTGGGTGGTCATTCTTTTGCAGTATCACGTATCACGACTTAATTTTCAAAACGGAGGCTCAGAGATACAGAGTTCACGGAGTTCTTCCTTTAACTTCGTCTAACTTCTGAAATAACTTCTTCTAACTCCTCTTAGATGTCGTTCCCTTCTGCAATATAGTCGATAATGGTAAAACAGGCATCCTTTAGGGCTTCGGAGGCTGCATGAAGGTTCTCGAGGAACTCCTCCTGCGTGGTCTTCTCGGAATCCATCAGGTCGGTTATCGACTTAACGCTGAAGAAAGGTACTTCGTGTAGCGAGGCTACCCAGGCAAGCGCTGCGGCCTCCATATCCTTTACCTGTCCACCTATCTGGTTAATGGTTTGCTCATCGATAGCGGGCATGTCCAGCGAGTTTCCGGTGGTTATGATTCCCTGCTTGTAGCCAAGGGCATTGGCTAGTGCGGTTGTATCGTACGATGGGTAGCGGCCAATGCCGTAGGTATCCCATCCGGGGATAGGAATGCGGCGGTCGTGGAATACGAAGTGCTGGTGGCTGAGGTACACATCGCCAATGCGCGAGCCGTTACGGGCAAAGGCCCCTGCCGTTCCGGCGTTGATAATCA
This window of the Acetobacteroides hydrogenigenes genome carries:
- a CDS encoding DEAD/DEAH box helicase, with translation MSPLNSNSKTSFVVALTQHRVLGNIFIPIFINTIAEKIYTIAENLHGKKPESFDLTSTEQEILKLCNEYSEKVLASKFAKTQNTKEFIEKMEVVKFEEHIRPYIELRMAKVANLLAANQDIKLYFKDKKYNNVYEDNRIAVEPHVATPIFNFALSVDGLKYHIDAEVGQKSISLTSQHVEAIANIPALIMVNSTLYRFEGIDSKKLTPFFTKPFITIGTATVRKYMESFVLNTIKSQVVKASGFDIVEPKVTAKPVLTFEKGLDGRATLSLKFSYENRDFYSGSKTEPLVTFRADQKRFVFTKYERDTKTEERIEKKLCSIGLIHHTGATYIIPKNEEFEPEHSMYRTVEWLNENAQVLSNLGIQVGQKIDGPQLHIGSCQSMLMAQSDPSGFIVKGGIRFGNDFVSLHQIRKCVIKGQKLVDLDSGRQAIIPQHWFKEHRQLLVFGRETDGTLHLQKQHFSLVEGLEGIDPSEIESLKQYSESNLVQSANTVKGVNATLRDYQKLGVAWLKYLHMNSFGGCLADDMGLGKTLQTISLLQYCKDSFTYEREASVKPTVPLDLFSAAEANNTEPTTTSHPVSLIVLPTSLVHNWRNELRKFAPSIKIHEHTGASRAKSPSTFAPYDVIITTYGTVRNDIDMMSKFKFFYLILDESQTIKNPDSATYKACMQVKTMYRLSLSGTPIENGLTDLWAQMNFLNKGLLGNLSLFKEQYVIPIEKYNHQGRQEKLKNLIEPFILRRTKEKVASELPEVTELEIFCEMTDKQRDLYEEEKRLARERMLAELKEGNNKRSRFVFLQLLTKLRQLANHPSLAGFEGYNESGKFEEITRNIESVINEGHKVLVFSSFVQHLNLVAAYLDDSGIQYNILTGGTTNRQQVVEEFKKKEEVKVFLISLKAGGVGLNLTEADYVFIIDPWWNPAAENQAISRSHRIGQANRVFAYRFITTDSIEERIMDLQRQKSELADIFVNSNNPLSKISEDILLQLF
- a CDS encoding amino acid ABC transporter substrate-binding protein, whose amino-acid sequence is MRYLFTFLLVNALFINTPVVGQSDSVQVKVSKDKVKISGKLYYIHTVRSGETLYNIARAYQVAQAAIIENNPELYQGVKAGNTIKIPVVQELKNSNKNKGVFHIVKKGETLYGISKQYNIPTETLAKINLLTDYNVKENQSLFISNDETIRKNHKAADALAASNETRLTSSDAGHEVLPKETLTSISKKYAITIDELVDANPFLKDEGLKIGQKLTIPAPSAQNRGGEAAQIGEKHSKDCPSYTYKASTAFNVVMMLPFGGEASVDTSAKSAASGRFEDILQYYEGALIAIDSLKNKGVSVNLTVIDTKSDKEPNAIAQALKNPALKEANLIIGPVYPEAIPMVAKYADSHKIPMVSPLATTESLVRNNDYLIQIATEADVLTKLSVEYAKKDEGKTILVVPSDGSDAKLVKEFKAMFKEKLPELSYRQGNNAASQREALRGKLAEGKKNRFVVLSNNEVFVLDFLQNLTTASKGYDVEVLGTQRWLKFNSIDMAYLHGSNVQMYVHNYVDYNVESTKSFVRSFRRYYKADPNNYAFRGFDVAYFFIEALRKHGPDFIGCLPKLSGKNIHTPFRFAKEGDGGYLNTDAALIKHIEGYKVVRLK
- a CDS encoding MATE family efflux transporter, with the protein product MSPLVKLALPIMGTSFIQMTYTMVDIAWLGRLGSAAVAAAGAASFFVWLGNALALNTKIGAEVGVSQSIGAGLIDKARTFASTSLTVALALALVYGVFLFAAAPLLIGFFGLNAAITHEGVTFLRIIAFSAPFILLNATFTSIYNATGQSKIPFFINLTGLAVNMVLDPFLIFGIGFPKMGVAGAALATTLSQGVVTSLFIYEITGPRKLFKHFQLFVKPQWYYVKMILKRGFPASLQNSLFAFFSMNLARIAAEWGYLGVTAQSVGAQIEAISWNTAQGFSTALSAFVGQNYGARMYGRIRNAYFNTMGVMAIWGTLIGGLFIVFGGEIFGLFVPEPEAIKEGAIYLRILGFSQLFMVFEITSTGAFTGIGRTLPPSILGITLTGSRIPLAIALTATSLQLSGVWWSITISSILKGIILPLMFIYVLHRIVQLHRKCE
- a CDS encoding nitroreductase family protein — encoded protein: MNFLELVKHRASVRSFSERAVEAKTLEYILECARLAPSAVNYQPWRFFVVSSAEAKKALQRCYNREWFTSAPLYILACGDSGKSWKRGSDGKDHLDIDVAIAVEHICLAAAEQGLGTCWVCNFDAALCSQELRLPENLIPVAIIPLGYPAGEVERRGSRKDIEEIVAEL
- a CDS encoding Mut7-C RNAse domain-containing protein yields the protein MYRKQATFRFYEELNDFLPHAKVKVAFAYPFNGSPSVKDAVEALGVPHVEVDLILVNGQSVDFAYRLQHGDYVSVYPTFETLDISGITLLRERPLRHTRFILDVHLGKLAKYLRMLGFDTLYRNDYGDEEIIRIALAQHRIILTHDVGLLMVKTVTHGYWVRSQKPREQVREVMARFELYRQIDPFNRCIRCNGMLMEVPKASILDRLEPLTIKCFNKFYRCQGCGNIYWEGSHYERMLHLIKTLEER
- a CDS encoding DUF6600 domain-containing protein, whose amino-acid sequence is MKAGALFILLLVGITGSSCATMTVASQPQPYESISQSQFYDDLAPYGRWVQLNHYGLVWQPWDLPYGWRPYSDGYWVYTDYGWTFESDVPYGWAVYHYGRWAFDSRFGWVWVPGYEWGPAWVAWRYGDGYVGWAPLAPEVVWSAHGGFGRGGVDIEIGIGGFAWCFVNELHFCNRHIRDYLEVPARNVTIIRRSRNVTHYHVVDNRIMNSSISREDAERFTRQRVERYRVSEARSRSEAGLSPKNDELRIYQPRVQPLPSRGDVRRSIPNGRVVNSSQSRVARETPEQTQQRHNEEAKQFNSQVENQRRRLDNVHQEQLNQPKAKEERQPIVRQQRTEVKTFNQNRSRETRVLDQRQKMENREVRQQPRQEKSQPERKGR
- the dinB gene encoding DNA polymerase IV; protein product: MTTQRKIIHIDMDAFFASIEQRDNPELQGKAIAVGSSSERGVVATCSYEARKFGVHSAMSSVVAKRLCPDLIFVRPHFDVYEAVSHQIMSIFREFTDKIEPLSIDEAFLDVTENLVQQTSATEIAKLIKKRILDETGLTASAGVSFNKFLAKIASDMQKPNGITVVRPEEAEAFVEKLPIEKFYGIGKVTAEKMHRYGIHTGKDLKLRELHELTRLFGKSGLFFYSMARAIDEREVKSSHIRKSVGAEITFEKDLTTKFERIAELYKIEQEVFERVKEANFKGKTITLKVKFHNFEQITRSKTINGWFTSFDTIHKYAKELLLQTYLDDTKVRLLGLSISNAEEEGKDGIQLTLKF
- a CDS encoding phosphorylase family protein, whose translation is MNVSKLCLLVAMPAEAKPLIQHFNLVQQDGYFGKLPPLAYTGHYRNIEILVVVNGQDPQHHVDLVGTQPATLAAQVAIERFNPDLIINAGTAGAFARNGSRIGDVYLSHQHFVFHDRRIPIPGWDTYGIGRYPSYDTTALANALGYKQGIITTGNSLDMPAIDEQTINQIGGQVKDMEAAALAWVASLHEVPFFSVKSITDLMDSEKTTQEEFLENLHAASEALKDACFTIIDYIAEGNDI